The following proteins are co-located in the Castor canadensis chromosome 5, mCasCan1.hap1v2, whole genome shotgun sequence genome:
- the Son gene encoding protein SON isoform X5 → MAADIEQVFRSFVVSKFREIQQELSSGRSEGQLNGETNTPIEGNQAGDAAASARSLPNEEIVQKIEEVLSGVLDTELRYKPDLKEASRKSRCVSVQTDPTDEIPTKKSKKHKKHKNKKKKKKKEKEKKYKRQPEESESKLKSHHDGNVDLESDSFLKFDSEPSAMALEHPVRAFGLSETSESPAVMLEPPVVSMEVSEPHILETLKPATKTAELSVGSTSIISEQSEQSVSVMLEPSVTKILDSFATASVPPTTVVLKTSEPVVTMSVEYQMKTAMKSLESTSPEPAKIMVEPPIAKVLEPSETLVIAETPTEVLPEPSTSTTMDFPESSATDVLRLPEQPVEVPSEIADSSMTRLQESLELSKTTTMEPLESSVASALELPGPPATSMLELQGPPVTPVLELPGPSATPVPELSGPLSAPVPELPGPPATAVPELPGPSVTTVPQLSQELPGPPAPSMGLEPPQEVPEPPVMAQELPGLPAVPAAVELPGQPAVTVAMELTEQPVTATEFEQPVGMTTVEHPGHPEVTTATGLLGQPEATMVLELPGQPVATTALELPGQPSVTGVPELSGLSSATRALELSGQSVATGALELPGQLMATGALEFSGQSGAAGALELLGQPLATGVLELPGQPGAPELPGQPVATVALEISVQSVVTTSELSTMTVSQSLEVPSTTALESYNTVAQELPTTLVGETSVTVGVDPLMAQESHMLASNTMETHMLASNTMDSQMLASNAMDSQMLASNAMDSQMLASSTMDSQMLATSSMDSQMLATSSMDSQMLATSTMDSQMLATSSMDSQMLATSSMDSQMLATSSMDSQMLATSSMDSQMLATSTMDSQMLATSSMDSQMLASGTMDSQMLASGTMDAQMLASGTMDAQMLASSTQDSAMLGSKSPDPYRLAQDPYRLAQDPYRLGHDPYRLGHDAYRLGQDPYRLGHDPYRLTPDPYRMSPRPYRIAPRSYRIAPRPYRLAPRPLMLASRRSMMMSYAAERSMMSSYERSMMSYERSMMSPMAERSMMSAYERSMMSAYERSMMSPMAERSMMSAYERSMMSAYERSMMSPMADRSMMSMGADRSMMSSYSAADRSMMSSYSAADRSMMSSYTDRSMMSMAADSYTDSYTDTYTEAYMVPPLPPEEPPTMPPLPPEEPPMTPPLPPEEPPEGPALSTEQTALTGENTWPTEVSALPPEESVSQPTVSQSEISEPSAVPANYSVSALEPSVLASESAVTVPEPPREPESSVTSTPVESTILAENEIIPERPMTCMLSETSVSTEPTMLTSEPPIMSETTETFDSMRAPGHVASGVSVSLLGPAVTIPEPTESILELPTMAVPEPPAMADLEPPAVAGPEPSAVAVPEPPAVAEPEHVIIPVSVSALEPTVPVMEPAVSVLQPAVVVSEPSVAIQESTVTISEPAVTVPEPTQMIPAEMALEPAPMMVESSIISSYVTKRMNLPSGEQNLTPDVGMQEIPPYSGDQPHAEGHLKCDSYESERGVNTDLTINNHLIAKEVEHNIVSAVSTGLVVETSEEKILPINETKQCTVLDTCPGISEADVGGTLSSTGPFALESDVMGTSKGIEFATECAVSSVNNYDVEVSLTTQDTEHDMVISTSPSGGSEADIEGPLPAKDIHLDLPLDNLGKDTEEPLSVKDSDQTFEIALSPKESSGEDKEAHLPTKEMMSDSGFSASIDEINEADLVRPLLPKDMERLTNLRAGIEGPLLASEAERDKLAASPVVVSVPERASESSSEEKDDYEIFVKVKDTHEKSKKNKNRDKGEKEKKRDSSLRSRSKRSKSSEHKSRKRTSESRSRARKRSSKSKSHRSQTRSRSRSRRRRRSSRSRSKSRGRRSVSKEKRKRSPKHRSKSRERKRKRSSSRDNRKTTRARSRTPSRRSRSHTPSRRRRSRSVGRRRSFSISPSRRSRTPSRRSRTPSRRSRTPSRRSRTPSRRSRTPSRRSRTPSRRRRSRSVVRRRSFSISPVRLRRSRTPLRRRFSRSPIRRKRSRSSERGRSPKRLTDLDKAQLLEIAKANAAAMCAKAGVPLPPNLKPAPPPTIEEKVAKKSGGATIEELTEKCKQIAQSKEDDDVIVNKPHVSDEEEEEPPFYHHPFKLSEPKPIFFNLNIAAAKPTPPKSQVTLTKEFPVSSGSQHRKKEADSVYGEWVPVEKNGEENKDDDNVFSSNLPSEPVDISTAMSERALAQKRLSENAFDLEAMSMLNRAQERIDAWAQLNSIPGQFTGSTGVQVLTQEQLANTGAQAWIKKDGH, encoded by the exons ATGGCGGCCGACATCGAGCAGGTTTTTAGGTCTTTCGTGGTCAGTAAATTCCGGGAAATCCAACAGGAGCTTTCCAG TGGAAGGAGTGAAGGCCAGCTGAATGGTgaaacaaatacacctattgAAGGAAACCAGGCAGGTGATGCAGCTGCCTCTGCCAGGAGCCTACCAAATGAAGAAATAGTGCAGAAGATAGAGGAAGTACTTTCTGGGGTCTTAGATACAGAACTACGATATAAGCCAG ACTtgaaagaggcctccaggaaaAGTAGATGTGTATCTGTACAAACAGATCCTACTGATGAAATTCCCACCAAAAAATCAAAGAAGcataaaaagcacaaaaacaaaaagaagaaaaagaagaaagaaaaggaaaaaaaatataaaagacaacCAGAAGAATCTGAGTCAAAGCTGAAATCTCATCATGATGGGAACGTAGATCTAGAATCtgattcctttttaaagtttgattCTGAACCTTCAGCGATGGCACTGGAACATCCTGTAAGAGCATTTGGCCTATCTGAGACCAGTGAATCCCCTGCAGTTATGCTAGAACCTCCAGTAGTATCAATGGAGGTATCAGAGCCACACATCTTAGAAACTCTGAAGCCAGCTACAAAAACTGCAGAACTGTCGGTTGGATCTACATCAATAATCTCAGAGCAGTCAGAGCAATCTGTGTCAGTAATGCTGGAACCATCTGTGACAAAGATTCTGGATTCCTTTGCAACAGCATCAGTGCCTCCTACAACAGTAGTGCTGAAGACATCTGAGCCAGTTGTAACAATGTCAGTAGAGTATCAGATGAAGACTGCAATGAAATCTTTGGAGAGCACCTCTCCAGAGCCAGCAAAGATCATGGTAGAGCCTCCCATAGCGAAAGTACTAGAGCCATCAGAAACCCTTGTGATAGCAGAGACACCTACTGAGGTGCTCCCTGAACCAAGCACATCAACAACAATGGATTTTCCAGAGTCATCTGCAACTGACGTGCTAAGATTGCCAGAGCAGCCTGTAGAAGTACCATCGGAGATTGCAGATTCATCTATGACAAGACTGCAGGAGTCGCTGGAGCTGTCTAAGACCACAACGATGGAGCCGCTGGAGTCGTCGGTGGCCTCGGCGCTGGAGTTGCCGGGGCCACCTGCAACCTCCATGCTGGAGTTGCAGGGGCCCCCTGTGACTCCAGTGCTGGAGTTACCTGGGCCCTCTGCTACCCCAGTGCCAGAGTTGTCAGGGCCCCTTTCTGCCCCAGTGCCTGAATTGCCAGGGCCCCCTGCGACAGCCGTGCCTGAGTTGCCGGGGCCCTCTGTGACAACAGTGCCACAGTTGTCGCAGGAATTGCCAGGGCCTCCAGCACCATCCATGGGGTTGGAGCCACCACAGGAGGTACCAGAGCCACCTGTGATGGCACAGGAGTTGCCAGGGCTGCCTGCAGTGCCAGCAGCAGTAGAGTTGCCAGGGCAGCCTGCGGTAACAGTAGCAATGGAGTTGACCGAACAACCTGTGACGGCGACAGAGTTCGAGCAGCCTGTGGGAATGACAACGGTGGAACATCCCGGGCATCCTGAGGTGACAACGGCTACAGGGTTGCTGGGGCAGCCTGAGGCAACAATGGTGCTGGAGTTGCCAGGACAGCCAGTGGCAACAACAGCGCTGGAGTTGCCTGGGCAGCCTTCGGTGACTGGAGTGCCAGAGTTGTCAGGCCTGTCTTCGGCAACTAGGGCACTGGAGTTGTCGGGGCAGTCTGTGGCAACTGGGGCACTAGAGTTGCCTGGGCAGCTCATGGCAACTGGGGCACTGGAGTTCTCAGGGCAGTCTGGGGCAGCAGGAGCACTGGAGCTTTTGGGGCAGCCTCTGGCAACAGGGGTGCTGGAGTTGCCAGGGCAGCCTGGGGCGCCAGAGTTGCCTGGGCAACCTGTGGCAACTGTGGCGCTGGAGATCTCTGTTCAGTCTGTGGTGACAACATCGGAGCTGTCAACGATGACCGTGTCGCAGTCCCTGGAGGTGCCCTCGACGACAGCGCTGGAATCCTATAATACGGTAGCACAGGAGCTGCCTACTACATTAGTGGGGGAGACTTCTGTAACAGTAGGAGTGGATCCCTTGATGGCCCAAGAATCCCATATGTTAGCTTCTAACACCATGGAAACCCATATGTTAGCATCCAACACTATGGATTCCCAGATGCTAGCGTCCAACGCCATGGATTCCCAGATGCTAGCGTCCAACGCCATGGATTCCCAGATGCTAGCCTCTAGTACCATGGACTCCCAGATGTTAGCAACTAGCTCCATGGACTCCCAGATGTTAGCAACTAGCTCCATGGACTCCCAGATGTTAGCAACTAGCACTATGGACTCCCAGATGTTAGCAACCAGCTCCATGGACTCTCAGATGTTAGCAACCAGCTCCATGGACTCTCAGATGTTAGCAACCAGCTCCATGGACTCCCAGATGTTAGCAACCAGCTCCATGGACTCCCAGATGTTAGCAACCAGCACCATGGACTCTCAGATGTTAGCAACTAGCTCTATGGATTCTCAGATGTTAGCATCTGGCACCATGGATTCTCAGATGTTAGCTTCTGGTACCATGGATGCTCAGATGTTAGCGTCAGGTACCATGGATGCCCAGATGTTAGCGTCTAGCACCCAAGATTCTGCTATGTTGGGTTCAAAATCTCCTGATCCCTATAGGTTAGCTCAGGATCCTTACAGGTTAGCTCAGGATCCCTATAGGTTGGGCCATGACCCGTACAGATTAGGTCATGATGCCTATAGGTTAGGACAGGACCCCTATAGATTAGGCCATGATCCTTACAGACTAACTCCTGATCCTTACAGGATGTCACCTAGACCCTATAGAATAGCTCCCAGGTCCTATAGAATAGCACCTAGGCCATATAGGTTAGCACCTAGGCCCTTGATGTTAGCATCTAGACGTTCTATGATGATGTCCTATGCTGCAGAACGTTCCATGATGTCATCTTATGAACGCTCTATGATGTCTTACGAGCGGTCTATGATGTCCCCTATGGCTGAGCGCTCTATGATGTCAGCCTATGAGCGCTCCATGATGTCAGCCTATGAGCGCTCCATGATGTCTCCTATGGCTGAGCGCTCCATGATGTCAGCTTATGAGCGCTCCATGATGTCAGCTTATGAGCGCTCCATGATGTCCCCTATGGCTGATCGATCTATGATGTCCATGGGTGCTGACCGGTCTATGATGTCATCCTACTCTGCTGCTGACCGGTCTATGATGTCATCGTACTCTGCAGCTGACCGATCCATGATGTCATCTTATACTGATCGCTCAATGATGTCTATGGCAGCTGATTCTTACACTGATTCTTACACTGATACATATACAGAGGCATATATGGTGCCACCTTTGCCTCCTGAAGAGCCCCCAACAATGCCACCATTGCCACCTGAGGAACCACCAATGACACCACCATTGCCTCCTGAGGAACCACCAGAGGGTCCAGCATTATCTACTGAGCAGACAGCATTAACAGGTGAAAATACTTGGCCTACAGAGGTGTCAGCATTACCTCCTGAAGAGTCTGTATCACAGCCTACTGTGAGTCAAAGTGAAATTTCAGAGCCTTCAGCTGTACCTGCTAATTATTCAGTGTCAGCTTTAGAGCCCTCAGTGTTAGCATCAGAGTCTGCTGTGACTGTTCCAGAACCACCACGAGAACCAGAGTCTTCAGTTACATCAACACCTGTTGAGTCAACAATACtagcagaaaatgaaattattccaGAGAGACCAATGACTTGCATGCTGTCTGAAACTTCTGTGTCAACTGAACCAACTATGTTAACATCGGAGCCTCCTATTATGTCAGAAACCACAGAAACATTTGATTCCATGAGAGCTCCAGGACATGTTGCCTCAGGGGTATCTGTGTCCCTGCTGGGGCCAGCAGTAACTATTCCAGAGCCAACAGAGAGCATTCTGGAGCTGCCAACCATGGCTGTCCCAGAGCCTCCAGCCATGGCCGACCTAGAGCCTCCAGCTGTGGCCGGCCCAGAGCCTTCTGCTGTGGCTGTCCCAGAACCACCAGCTGTGGCTGAGCCAGAGCATGTTATCATTCCTGTGTCAGTTTCTGCCCTGGAGCCTACTGTGCCTGTCATGGAACCAGCAGTGTCAGTCCTTCAACCTGCTGTGGTTGTTTCAGAACCAAGTGTTGCTATCCAAGAATCTACTGTGACCATTTCAGAGCCTGCTGTCACTGTCCCAGAGCCGACTCAAATGATACCAGCTGAGATGGCATTAGAGCCTGCACCAATGATGGTGGAGTCTAGTATTATATCATCATATGTTACTAAAAGGATGAATTTACCATCTGGTGAACAAAATCTTACTCCAGATGTTGGCATGCAGGAGATTCCCCCATATTCAGGTGACCAGCCACATGCTGAAGGACACCTAAAATGTGACTCTTACGAAAGTGAACGTGGTGTAAATACAGACCTTACTATAAATAATCATTTGATTGCTAAAGAGGTAGAACATAACATAGTGTCTGCTGTTAGCACTGGTCTGGTTGTTGAAACTAGTGAAGAGAAAATTTTGCCTATCAATGAGACTAAACAATGTACAGTATTGGATACCTGCCCTGGTATTAGTGAAGCTGATGTAGGAGGAACTCTATCTTCTACTGGTCCTTTTGCTCTGGAATCTGATGTAATGGGAACTAGTAAGGGTATTGAGTTTGCTACAGAATGTGCTGTCAGTTCAGTTAATAACTATGATGTTGAAGTATCCTTAACTACTCAAGATACTGAACATGACATGGTAATTTCCACCAGCCCCAGTGGCGGTAGTGAAGCTGATATAGAGGGACCTTTGCCTGCTAAAGACATTCATCTTGATTTACCATTGGATAATCTTGGTAAGGATACAGAAGAACCATTATCTGTAAAAGACAGTGACCAGACATTTGAGATTGCTCTCAGCCCTAAAGAAAGCAGTGGGGAAGATAAAGAGGCACATCTCCCTACTAAAGAAATGATGTCTGATTCAGGATTTTCTGCCAGCATTGATGAAATTAATGAAGCAGACTTAGTGAGACCATTACTTCCTAAGGACATGGAACGTCTTACAAACCTGAGGGCTGGTATTGAAGGACCTTTACTTGCAAGTGAAGCTGAACGTGACAAATTGGCTGCCAGTCCAGTTGTAGTAAGTGTACCAGAAAGAGCATCAGAATCTTCTTCAGAGGAAAAAGATGACTATGAGATTTTTGTAAAAGTTAAGGACACAcatgaaaaaagcaagaaaaataagaacCGTGACAAAGgcgagaaagagaagaaaagagactcTTCATTAAGATCTCGGAGTAAGCGGTCCAAGTCTTCTGAACACAAGTCCCGCAAGCGTACCAGTGAGTCTCGTTCTAGGGCAAGAAAGAGATCATCTAAGTCAAAGTCTCATCGTTCTCAAACGCGGTCCCGGTCCCGTTCAAGACGTCGGAGAAGGAGCAGCAGGTCAAGATCAAAGTCTAGAGGAAGGCGATCTGTATCAAAAGAGAAGCGCAAAAGATCGCCAAAGCACAGATCCAAgtccagggaaagaaaaaggaaaagatcaaGTTCCCGGGATAACCGGAAAACAACAAGAGCTCGGAGTCGAACCCCAAGTCGTCGGAGTAGGAGTCATACTCCCAGTCGACGAAGAAGGTCCAGATCTGTAGGTAGGAGGAGGAGTTTTAGCATTTCTCCAAGCCGGCGTAGTCGCACACCCAGCCGGCGTAGTCGCACGCCCAGCCGCAGGAGCCGCACGCCCAGCCGCAGGAGCCGTACACCCAGCCGCAGGAGCCGCACCCCCAGCCGCAGGAGCCGTACACCCAGCCGCAGGAGAAGATCGAGGTCTGTGGTAAGAAGACGAAGTTTCAGTATCTCACCAGTCAGATTAAGACGATCAAGAACACCCTTGAGAAGAAGGTTTAGTAGATCTCCTATCCGCCGTAAAAGATCCAGATCTTCTGAAAGAGGCAGATCACCCAAACGTCTAACAGATTTGG ATAAGGCTCAATTACTTGAAATAGCCAAAGCTAACGCAGCTGCCATGTGTGCTAAGGCTGGTGTTCCTTTACCGCCAAATCTAAAGCCTGCACCTCCACCTACAATAGAAGAGAAAGTTGCTAAAAAGTCAGGAGGAGCTACTATAGAAGAACTAACTGAG aaatgcaaacagaTTGCACAGAGTAAAGAAGATGATGATGTAATAGTGAATAAACCTCATGTTTcggatgaagaggaagaagaacctCCTTTTTATCATCATCCCTTTAAACTCAGTGAACCCAAgcccatttttttcaatttaaat ATTGCTGCAGCAAAGCCAACTCCACCAAAAAGTCAGGTAACATTAACAAAGGAATTTCCTGTGTCATCTGGATCACAACACCGAAAAAAAGAAGCAGATAGTGTTTATGGAGAGTGGGTTCCTGTAGAGAAAAATGgtgaagaaaacaaagatgatGATAATGTTTTCAGCAGCAATTTGCCATCGGAG cCTGTGGACATCTCTACAGCGATGAGTGAGCGGGCACTTGCTCAGAAAAGACTCAGTGAGAACGCATTTGACCTCGAAGCCATGAGCATGTTAAATCGAGCTCAAGAACGG ATTGATGCCTGGGCTCAGCTGAATTCTATTCCTGGCCAGTTCACAGGAAGTACCGGAGTACAGGTTCTGACACAAGAACAGCTGGCCAATACTGGTGCCCAAGCCTGGATTAAAAAG GATGGACATTGA